The following are encoded together in the Macrobrachium nipponense isolate FS-2020 chromosome 14, ASM1510439v2, whole genome shotgun sequence genome:
- the LOC135226028 gene encoding sporozoite surface protein 2-like, with translation MSSGKKKKMQDSSMEERGGNKNRTKSQNSPTSKNSPTSTNSPTIPNSPTSPNSPTSPNSPTSQNSPTIPNSPTIPNLLTSPNSPTIPNSPTIPNSPRSQNSPISPNSPTTPIRPQFRIRPQVKIRSQVIFRPCQNSPKSPNSPTSQNSPTSPNSPTISNSPKSQNSPTSKNSPTIPNSTTIPNLPTSQNSPTIPNSPTSKNLPTISNSPTTPDCPHIRIRPQFRIRPCQNSPTIRNSPTIPNSIQKSEFAHKSIFAQKSEFAHKSELTQKSEFSHNFEFAQKSEFAHK, from the coding sequence tcagaattcgcccacaagtaagaattcgcccacaagtacgaattcgcccacaattccgaattcgcccacaagtccgaattcgcccacaagtccgaattcgcccacaagtcagaattcacCCACAATTCCGAATTCACCCACAATTCCGAATTTGCTCACAAGCCCGAATTCGCCCACTattccgaattcgcccacaattccgaattcgccAAGAAGTCAGAATTCACCCATAAGTCCGAATTCGCCCACAACTCCGATTCGCCCGCaattccgaattcgcccacaagtcaaaATTCGCTCACAAGTAATATTTCGCCCATGTCAGAATTCGCCCAAAAgtccgaattcgcccacaagtcagaattcacCCACAAgtccgaattcgcccacaatttCGAATTCGCCCAAGagtcagaattcgcccacaagcaagaattcgcccacaattccgaattcCACCACAATTCCGAATTtgcccacaagtcagaattcgcccacaattccgaattcgcccacaagtaAGAATTTGCCCACAATTTCGAATTCCCCCACAACTCCGGATTGCCCACACATaagaattcgcccacaattccgaattcgcccatgtcagaattcgcccacaattcgAAATTCCCCCACAATTCCGAATTCGATCCAAaagtcagaattcgcccacaagtccaTATTCGCACAAAAGTCAGAATTTGCCCACAAGTCCGAACTCACCCAAAAgtcagaattctcccacaattTTGAATTCGCCCAAaagtcagaattcgcccacaagtaA